The genomic segment TCCATATTCCGGACAGATACCAAGAGTTTTAATACAACTcagtgtttaaaatttcaataggataacaaatgcgtcgtttatggccttaagaccttaaatcggcaaatcgaaCAACGGGAGGCCCCTAGTCCAACTCACAATTCTTAAttgatatcgggtaataaatgaggatgtaatgggtttaagacccttaataggcAGATGAGTGtttttggcagttatatctaaatttagtccgatctggaccaaattctcgccggatgacgggaggcttaaaacaactcactgtttcaaatagggtaataaatgcggcttttatggttttaagacccgaaatcggcggatcagtctatatgacagctttatcgaaatatggtccgatcttgaccatatttgttgaaaaatgcttaatgttccaaatatcaacaaaatcggataaaacatgcgcattttatggtctcaagaccctaaatcagaagatcggtcgatatggcagctttatctaaatatgatccgatctgaccCATTCAAAAACTGTATATTAAAAAGTAcggatttgtacaaaatttcagtttaatgtCTCAATTATtataccgaaggatgggggtatattcattttgtcatttcgtttgcaacatatcgaaatatccatttccgaccctataaagtatatatattcttgatcagcgtaaaaatctaggacgatctagccatgtccgtccgtctgtctgttgaaatcacgctacagtctttaaaaatagagatattgagctgaaacttcgcacacattctttttgtgtccataagtaggttaagttcgaagatgggctatatcggactatatcttgatatagcctccatattatctgattttgctgaaatcggagacagtgagttatgttaggcccctagacatcctccgtcaatttggcccatatcggtccagatttggacatagctgccatatagaccaatgctcctattattattatccgattttgctgaaatatgggagagtaagtggtgttaggcccttccacatctttctgtaatttggctctgataggttcaggtttggatatagctgccatatagactgatcctccgatttagggtcttaggcccataaaagccacatttattatccgattttgctgaaatttgggacagtgggttgccttaggtccttcgacgtgcttcgtccatttggctcagagcggtacagatttggatatagctgtcatatagactgatcctccgatttagggtcttaggcccaaaaaaaaaccacatttattgccagattttgatgaaatttgggacattgagttgtccacatacttctgtaatttagctctgatcggttcagattgggatatagccgccatataaaccgatctcacgatttaaggtattgggcccataaaaggcgcatttcgtgttcgatgtcgccgaagtttgggatagtgagttaagttaagccccttgatatacttctgtaatatggcacagatcagtaatgatttggatatagctgtcatatagaccgatctctcggttttaggttttggggccataaaaggcgtatttattgtccgatgtcactgaaatttcaggcagtgagttgtattaggctcttcggcatccttcttcaatttggcccacatcggtaaagatttaaatatagctgccatatagactgatctctcgatttaagattttctgCAACtaagcccaaatcggtctacatttggatatagttgccatgtagaccgatatctcgatttaaagtcttggcgccataaaaggcgcatatataatccgactagctgacccgggcccgctccgctgcgcctttttttactttatatggaacaaaagtttcattggaatatttattttccacagttaaagatcttttagtgaaataccatgctaacttgaccaaCAGTTTAACTATATAAGTAcgtttatctgaatcccatatgatctttattggtctacgaatttaagtttggaagtAAGGTGTTCTTCATTCTTAAAATgattcatttcagcccgatattctcatgatgtctgatttagtgggtTTTAGTTTTcgagggagaggtggtcccccagatacttggctctgaaaaaatatcagcatcgtgctcttctctcaattaccatttatttaaaccccatattgccattggcttaagaggagtttacaggatgaggcgtcccccaaacacctggccccaaaataggttatcaaattcgttttctactcccaaataccttaaaatacttactatttgggtggtgttgtggccccatagacactttcccgaatattgatatcaaattcctgcttcactcccaaagacctctcattttggccccatattgctatggtcgtaaatttgtcccctttgagggatgttttttggtgagaggcagacccccaaatacttggtctcatatttggatatcagattcgtattcatcgttcaaataccttttatttaagccccatattcccatggtcagtaaataagtcctgtttgggggatgttttgggaaaggggtagacccccagaaacgtggtcccacatttggatattagatttgtattctactcgccaataccttttatttgaatcccatattgccatggtcggtaaatatgtccgaataAGTGGTATTTGGGAGCTTGagatggtccccctagcacttggtccgacaattggatatcagatacgttttcttatcctaaatacctttcatttgagtcccatattgtggtgattggtctaattatatgtttggtaggttttaggctgGGGCAGCaccccaaacaaacaaataaacaaacctacaaacaaacacaaattgatttttatactctccaccatatacttatttcgtcattctgtttgtaactactcgaaatattcgtctgagaccccataaagtatatatattcttgatcgttgcgacattttatgtcgatctagccatgtccgtccgtctgtccgtccgttcgtccgtctgtctgtcgaaagcatgctaacttccgaaggagtaaagctatccgcttgaaattttgcacaaatgcttctaattagtgtaggtcggttggtattgtaaatgggccatatcggtccatgttttgatatagttgccatataaaccgatcttcggtcttgacttcttgagcctctagagtgcgcaattcatatccgattggaatacaattttgcacgacatgttttgttatgatatccaacaactgtgccaagtatggttcaattcggtccataacctgatatagctgccatataaaccgatcttgggccttgacttcttgagcctctagagtgcgcaattcgtatccaattggaatgaaattttgctcgacgtgttttattatggtatccaataactgtgccaagtatggttcaaatcggttcataacctgatatagctgcaatataaaccgatcttgggtcttgacttcttgagcctccagagtgcgcaattcttatccgattggaatgaaattttgcacgtagtattttgttatgatatccaacaaatgtgcctagtatccaataactgtgccaagtatggttcaaatcggttcataacctgatatagctgtcatataaacagttctggggacttgacttcttgagcttctatagggcgcaattcctatccgatttgcccgaaattttgcaagacgtattttatttttactttcagcaactgtgtcaaataaggttcaaatcggttcattacccgatatagctgtcatataaacaaatctaggatcttcacttcttgagcctctagaggtcgcaattattatccgatttgtctgaaattttttacgacggattctctcatgaccatcaacatacgtatttattatggtctgaatcgatctatagcccgatacagctcccatataaatcgatctctctattttacttcttgtgcccccaaagggcgcaattcttattcgaataggcagacattttacacaggtttccaacatataatttaattgtggtccaaaccggagcatataTTGAAAtccctctaatagcagagcaaatcttttcttatatccttttttgcctaagaagagatgccgggaaaagaactcgacaaatgcgatccatggtggagggtatataagattcggcccggccgaacttagcacgcttttacttgttatatataagatttcactgaaatttgacgcagtgacttatgttaggcttttcgacatccgtgtcgtatatggtttagatcggtttattttttgatatagctagttaaaagaccaatactttgttatatacaattgaacaatgacttgtacttattagtatttggtccaaatcggaacatatttcgatataactacgatgggacataaggtatgcaatttccaacagattttgatgaaaggtggtggtTGGCTGAGTTGGTAACGCTTCTGACAAGCAAACAAGAGATCCCATGTTTAAACACCACTGGTGGCAAAAGGTAAAGGTAGCACcgaccggtccgaatcttatataccccccaccatggatcgcatttgtcacattctttgaatgactttttcaataaataCGTGAGCAACATCAAGTAattgaccgatgtggaccgtatttgtcatggctgttagaagtcatagaaaaataccacctccgaaatttcaggcaaatcgtgtaaaaattgagccctccagCGGCTGAAAGTgtcaaattggtagatcggtttataggacagctatatcagattagcaACGggcttagaccatacttggtgtagttgttggaagtcattcctcaacgacatgtgcaaatttttagccaaatcggataagaattgcgccctcttgaagctcaatctagtcgagagatcggtttatatggcagctatatcagaagcATTAGGTCAAAATTATACCATCTACCatagctaagtatggttaaaatcggtacgTAGCCTgataatcggtacataaccataaccaagctgccatataaaccgatatgccgatttaacttcttgagcccttacaaaccgcaactTTGTCAGAtctggctgagattttgcatatggtgtgcCGAATTCCAACACTTGTGCCAAtgacggttcaaatcagtctataacctgatacagcccccatgtaaaccgttctctcgatatactaagtatggttcaaatcggttcataacctgatatagctgccatataaaccgatctccccattagaatttttaagctattagcgatattcttatccgatttagctaaaattttgcacatatcattttcgtatgacttcctacaacagTACCAAGAATAGTTTAactcagtccataacctaatatggctgccatataaacccatcgccCAATTTGGCTTTCTAAACCTCTGGAGGgcattattactcgatttgcctgaaattttggaggcgctgtttattatgacttctaatagccaTGAGAAATACGGTTCATGTCGGTTAATACATTGATGAAGcgcatatatatttgaaaaggtcattcaaagaatttgacaaatgcgataaaTGGTGGAGAAAGAttcgactcggccgaactttgcacgtttttacttgtttatttctaTACcccccaccgtaggatgggggtatactagtctagtcattccggttgcaacacctcgaaatattagtctaagacccaaaaaatatattcttgatcgtttcgacgttctggatcgatctagcaatgtccgtccgtctgtcgaaatcacgatatcgattgaacgcgtaaagctagccacttgaaattttgcgcagatacttattattgatgtaggtcactggcgattgcaaatgggccacatcagttcagatttagatatagcacccatataaaccgatctcccgaattgacttcatgAACCCTAACAAAcctcagtttttgtccgatttcgctgaaaattttcatatggtGTTAtcttatgacttcgaacaactgggccaagtacagtttaaatcggtctatatcctgatatagctcccatataaaccgatatgccaatttgacttcttgagcccttacaagccgcaactttgtcagatttggctgaaatttgcatgtggtgtgtCGAATTCCAACActtgtgccaattacggttcaaATAAGCCTACAATATGATATAGCCCCTtatttggttcctagaagctttaatttttgctggtttgacagaagtttggtatgtagaataaaattatgtccttcaacaaaacttattttgtataaatctttagcagaattcatgatgGTGGCTTcccaggattcggcccggccgaacttagaacgcttttacttgttttataaccaccaccgatggatagggtaaattcattttgccattccgttaacaacacatcaaaatatcaatttctgaccatAAAAagcatatatgttcttgatcgtcgtataaatctaagacgatctagccatgtccgtccgtccgtctttctattGAAATCAAGCACAGTCCTTAAAGATGGAGACATTGATCTGAAACTtggcatagattctttttttttttttgtctattctTTTTTGAttgttgtatataaaaatcaatttgtatttgtttgtacaatagctttgtttgcttgtttgtttgtttgtatgtttgtgtgttccttatagactcagaaactactgaaccgattttcttgaaattttcacagatggtgcataatgaccccatggtgaaaatagggtactaaatttttttatatctgaagggggggccggaccctccccttaccctaattttcagaaacgccagatctcggagatgtgtgctgcgatttaagcgaaattttgtgtgctctcatatagtaccccaaaaataaaaatttggtatccaaatttcggataggtaccccacctagggggctgccccaccctaaaacttaccaaacatatatttagaccaatcacgacaatatgggactcaaatgaaaggtttttaggataagaaaacgtatctgatatccaattgtcggaccaagtgttatggggaccaccccaagccccaaaacacccctaaatcggacatatttaccgaccatggcaatatgggactcaaatgaaaggtatttactagtagaataggaatctgttatccaaatgtgggaccacatttctgggggtccaaccattccccaaaaaaccccccaaatcggacttatttactgaccatgggaatatgaggctaaattagaggtatttgaatgtagaatacgaatctgatatccaaatatgggaccaagtgtttgggggccgtctctcaccaaaaacatcgcccaaggaggacaaatttacgaccattgcaatatggggctcaaatgaaaggtctttgggagtaaagcacgaatttgatatcagtaTTAGGgggaagtgtctatggggccaccccacccccacaacaccatctaaatagtaagtatttgctggctgttgcaatatgaggctcaaataagacggtttttaaagtggaacacaaatccgatatatattttcagggccaactcattgagtggccgcccatcccacaaaacaccccccaaacccgtcatgtttgccgactatggaaatatgaggctcaaattaaaggtatgtgggagtagaccaccaacatttggggccaactgtctagcggacgctccaccaccataacaaccccaaataagacatatttactcactaagacaatttgggttttaaagagagtggaactaaatattcatagttttaagggccaataccccaaaccggtcatatttgctgacttttgcaataaggagtttaaatgattagaaaacgaatttgatatccaattttgatggcaatggcaatatgtgattcaaataaatgatatataaatagagcacgttgctgttatatattccgggcttagtgtttggggaccaccccaacacccCCCAATATcccctacccattcccaaaataccccacaaacagcaattttggtCACtaagaccatcgcaatatgggacgcaaataaaGGTATgttggagtagaatacgtaataagccaatggcaatatggggttttaataaatggtatttgagagaagagcacgatgctgatatttttcagggccaagtatctgggggaccacctctccccccgaaaacaccattaaattagacatcatgaaaatatctggctggaaatgaagtattttaagaatggaggcacttatattgttaaactattagtGAAATTgggatggtatttcactaaaagatctttaattgtcgaaaataaatattccaagaaaacttttgttccatataaattaaaagaaggcgcagcggagcgggcgcgggtcagctagtagctacatatagaccaatctctcaattgaaggtttttggcccataaatggcgcgtttgttgtccgatttcgctgaatagTAAGTTATGTAAGGCTTCTCGATATTCTTGTTAAATGTGTGTAGATATTCTTGTTAAATGTGTGTAGATATATCCGAAGCGGTGGGTATTCAATGTTCGGTCCGGCCGTACTTAATgccttcttctttctttttatttaagtcATTCCCAATGTACAATTCTGGTAGTAAATGTGATGAGTGGACTGTATTGGATGCTTCCAGAACCGTAACAATTTACCATTGAAAgtacagaagaagaagaaaaaaggcAAGGTTTCAGTTTGCTAATGTGGAACAGTTTATTAGCGATTTCTTTGCTTACCGCCTCCTAACGATGATGCTGCACAAGTGAAGTTAGTTGAGACTAAGCAAGCGCGAAAGACGCCCTTTTGATTTAGTAAAGTATTTCAGCCGTATAGATAATGTTAGAAAGAGACAAAAAGGGGGTTTAGTACGTACTAGTTAGTAATCAATTCGTTGCGATACATATTAGGATGAAAGCGTTGCCAATCTTATATTAAttaacgttaaagaaaattcaaatGGTTAAATTCAATATAATTCATTTGCCTTATTCTAAAGATGTTTAtgacttatataaaaatgactgcaaaaatgttgttgaaGTTGCTTCAACATGCCGGCCGCCTTGCAACACTGCAAAATCAGTAGTGACAAGCACCTGAGATGACCCAGCCAAAGATGGTACTCTGTACTAGTGGCATATTGGAAGACGATTGGATTAGGCCAGCTCGTAAAACTTTGGATAGTTGATCATTCGCCACAATGATTTCAATATTCGATGGGTGAAAAAAATGTGGGTCTGCCAGGTCGGTTAGATGGTCATACAACGCTTTAAGTTTTGGCTCATTAGTGGCTTTTGGTAGCACGGTGTGAAATTGAGATTTTACTAAACCATGAATCTGAATTTTTATTAAAGGGTCATGATACGATTCCAGATTTAAGCAGCAATACTCTTTGCCATCTCGCTTAGTAGTGCGAACATTAAGGCGTTCGACCAATTCTTTCAAAACCACGGTCTGAGCTTCTCCAGAGCTAAGCAGCAATCgcgcttttttttttggaccagTAGATGTCACGATCCGAGCAAGAGCAGTAGGAAGGAAAACGTGCATTGTTGGACGTCGGCTCAAACGCTCATTTAAGTGTTTCTGACGGCTAGAGGCTACAGGTGTTTCCCGAAGAGCTGAATCGCTTCTTCCGTTTCCTTTCGTCTTAAAATGGGCATTCCGATTTTGTTGTTTGGTTCCAGAGGATTTGTCGTCGGTATGAACCATAGTGTGGTGATTTTGTTGGCATACCATGCACTTTTGCCTGGATGGGCACCAGCTTCGTGTATGTGCAGTGCATAGGCAATTGAAACAAAAGCCtttttctcttatgaccttccgTCGTTCCGAGACAGGCatacgttgaaatttgggacaatgtttTAGGAAATGTCTTTCCTCGCAGATACGACACTTTGGTGTGctagatgttgagctgaaatgtAGGATTTGGTATATTTAATGTGTGAACGGATTTGGAGAAATTTGACAACTAAGCTTTTGGAAGGATACACAGTTTAACCAAGGGTCGAACAATTGTACCCCTCTGTGTGCGTATTTCCGCCACACGAACCTTTGAATCTTGCCCAGTAAATACTTTGATAACTCTACCTAAGCACCATTCAGTAGGGGGTAAATTGTCTTCCTTGACCACAACGAAGTCATCCTTTTCTAAATTTTGTTGAGATGATTTCCATTTATATCTTCTTTGTAGTTCACAAACATATTCGTTTTTCCACCGTTTAGAAAACATTATTTGCAAAGATTTCAGTCTTTGCCAGCGATTCATCAAAGAGAGATTGTCTGAATACTCTTCAGGGATCGCCATAAGCGCTGCTCCTCTTATGAAATGGCCAGGGGTTAAAGGAATAAGATCAGTCGGGTCCTCGCTTATTGGTGACAATGGTCTGGAATTAAGCACACTTTCTATCCTGACCAACAGTGTGGAAAATTCCTCATAAGTAAATTTGAGATTGGAGGCAACTTTCCGTAAATGAGCCTTCATGCTCTTTACAGCTGCCTCCCACAGGCCACCCATATGTGGAGCATGGGGTGGAATGAAATGCCAGGAAAACCCGTACATTCCGTACTTCTCTGCAACCGATTTCTCGGCCTTTCTGAGGAACTCCTTGTATTCCCTTAAGAGAGATCTACTTGCTCCAATGAAATTGGTACCATTGTCTGAGAAGACTTTTTTAGGAAACCCCCGTCGTCCTACGAAACGATTAAAGGTGGAAAGAAAGGCCTCAGTGGAAAGGTCTGAACAGGCCTCCAGGTGAATAGCCCTGGTCGATAGGCAGACAAATATAGCAGCGTATCCCTTTTGCAATTTCGCATTTCGCAATTTGGAAGTTTTCAATTCAAACGGACCTGCAAAATCAAGTCCAGTGTGCGTAAAAGGCAAAGAGAATGTGCATCTTTCAGCCGGTAATGCAGCCATAATTTGGTTTCTCACTCGATGTTTATAAACGGTACAGATTTTGCAACTCCTGACACAATGACGTACAGCGCTCTTTAGGCGAATGATGTAGAACTCCTGTCGAATAGCACGCAACATGGTTTGATGCTCCGCATGTAAAAGAATCTTATGTGTATAATCAATAAACAGCTTGCAAAACCTGGAATTCTGTGGCACTATGATGGGAAATCTTTCGTTAAAGCTTAAGTCCGAGTTTGCCAAGCGGCCATTTACTCGCAGCAGACCATGTTCGTCGAGAAATGGATTTAAAGTCAATAACCTACTTTTGCAATTAATAGGTTGGTGGGACTCAAGGGCCTGGTATTCGGCAGAAAAGTATGAAATCTGTGCAAGTCTTactaatcgaaattttgtagaaataatCTCCTGCGGAGAAATGAATACATTTTCTGTTTCCGGGAAGTTCCTTTTTTGACATCTCCTTGCAAATCGCAGCATGAAACAGATTACCCGTAGAGCCCGATCGAGAGATGAGAACCGTTCCAGTATATCGTCAATCACTTGTGTTTGGCAGGTAATAACCTTTTTCTCGATAAAAGCCTCTTTGTAGGTCATTTGCTTAGGCCAAAACTCAGATGGTTTGACGAGCCACTGTGGTCCATGCCACCATAAATGATTTGCGTCTAGTTCTGACGCAGTACATCCACGAGTACCAATGTCGGAAGGGTTATCCTTGGTTGGAACGTATCTCCAGTTGACATTTCCAACGTTTTCTAGTATCTCGGAAACTTTATTGGCAACAAAGGTTTTCCAGTAAAATGGAGGTTTTTGTAGCCAGGATAATGTAATGGTAGAATCTGACCACAGATATATTTCTGAAACAGTGAAGCTTAAATGTTGACGAACTGATTTCAACAATTTTGATAGCAGTGTAGCTCCACATAATTCCAGCCTGGGAAGACTGACAGTTTTCAACGGTGCCACTTTGCTTTTGGAAACTAACAGAAACGATGTTGTAGCGCTATCCGAAATAGTTGATACAATGTACAAACAGGCGCAGTATGCTTTCTCAGAAGCGTCACAGAAGCCATGAATTTGAATCCTTGCCTCTGGGGCGTAATGGATCCACCGAGGAATTTTAATATtctcaatttcattgaaatttgaaagaaacaTATTCCACTTTTCCAAGGAGTGTGGTTTGACTTCCTCATCCCAGTTCGTGCCGTCAATCCAAAGCTGTTGCATGAGAATTTTGGCCAATACAATTATCGGGGTTAACCAACCAGCTGGATCGAATAGTTTAGCAACTATAGACAATATTTTCCGTTTAGTAATCGGAGTAGACGGAATGGAAATGTTGGTGACTTTGTAATAAAATTGATCAGACATAGCATTCCATCGAATGcctaatgttttggtatcgcttgtttcttcgattttcaaaaaatcttctgTAAGAAGGTCTTCCGGGGGCAAGTGTTGAAGAATTTTAGAGTGATTAGCCGTCATTTTTTTTAGAGGGAAACCCGCAGAATTTAACAAGTCAATAAGTTCCAAGACGTGTGATCGGGCTTCCGTTATTGTGTGTCCACCCGAAAGAATGTCGTCCACATAGATTTGGGTTCGTAGAATGGATGCAGCCGTTGGGTGGGTATTCTTTCCATCTTCACTCAATTGCAACAGTGTGCGTATAGCCAGATATGGTGCACAGTTCACACCGAATGTGACAGTTTTTAACCAGAAATCATCAACCCCTTCACTAGTCGAGTTACGAAACAGTATCTTTTGATAGGGTCTGTCCTCTTTGTGAATCAGAATTTGGCGGTACATCTTTTCAATGTCGCCATTAAACACATACTTAAAAAATCGCCAGCGCAATATAACGTTCATTAGATCGTTTTGAAGAGTGGGGCCTGTATGTAGCATGTCGTTCAATGAAACTCCTGTAGAAGTTTTTTTG from the Stomoxys calcitrans chromosome 1, idStoCalc2.1, whole genome shotgun sequence genome contains:
- the LOC131994046 gene encoding uncharacterized protein LOC131994046; this encodes MGKSSTSSTPKCRICEERHFLKHCPKFQRMPVSERRKVIREKGFCFNCLCTAHTRSWCPSRQKCMVCQQNHHTMVHTDDKSSGTKQQNRNAHFKTKGNGRSDSALRETPVASSRQKHLNERLSRRPTMHVFLPTALARIVTSTGPKKKARLLLSSGEAQTVVLKELVERLNVRTTKRDGKEYCCLNLESYHDPLIKIQIHGLVKSQFHTVLPKATNEPKLKALYDHLTDLADPHFFHPSNIEIIVANDQLSKVLRAGLIQSSSNMPLVQSTIFGWVISGACHY